The Solanum lycopersicum chromosome 2, SLM_r2.1 DNA window GGGTGTTCTCttcacaacaaaaaaaaacagaaatatTTGTAATTCTATGAAATCATAACCTATGATGCTAACATCCAAAGAAAAGAGAATCACCAAATGCACTCCTAAAGGAAGAATATAACATTCAACTAATCTGTGCCAAAAAAAAGCAAGTCTCCTCGAAAAACCTCTGCAAAACTGAAGGTGGCACAAGCACACAACGATGTCCATTACTAAGAAATAGGATATGACACTAGTCACACAGGATAGCAGCTTAAATATTTTCGCACGTCTTATAACAGCTAAAAGATGGAGATAGAACCAACACCAGGATGAGATACCATAAAAGCCTGATTCTATTGTTGATAATGACCCTTGATTAGTTGAGAGTTTGAAGTATTTGCTGAGGTTGTATAGTTGTTTGGCAAAATAGTTGCTAAGTTTAGTCGATCAGATGCATGTGAAAAGCTGTTTTAGCGGGCCATTTGGTCAAGCTGAGTGAATATAATGTTGCAATGGAAGAACTGATCATCTTTGATTGCTGCCAACAAAGCTGACGTAATGTCTTCTGAATATAATCAGAAAACCTCCAAgtcaagaaaaaagaaaagcaagCCAACAGAACAATGGTTCACCAATCAATGTATAAATAGCTGACCTTCTCCACCGTTATGGACCGGCCTTCAAGGACGGACTGATTAAGGTGCTTAATGCAGCGATTGGCATCCTCAAGACTATCCATTGTTATGAAAGCAAAACCACGAGAGATGCGAGAACGGGGCTCCACAACCAGAAAAGCTGACTTCACCTAATCAAAAGAAAGTATAAGAAACTTCAATAGCAAGCTTTAAAGTATGAACAATGAGAAAAGAATCCAGCCAAAATTCCACAATACATCAATATCTTGGCAAATGCATTGACAAGACTTTGCTCATACAATAAACTTAAATGAAAACTAGATGTTTCTAAGATAATCATCATAAATGAAAAATTTCCATTATAAAGAGTAGATACAACACAAATTATTTTGAACGAGAGAGAATGTTGGTATGCAGTATGAGCACCAAATCATGGCAGAAACAGAACCAGAAAACAACTTGCTTATACGTAAACCAGAAACCAACCTTTCCCTCCTTTGAGAAATGCTCTTCAAGATCCCTTTGAGTGACCCTTGAAGATAATCCAGTCACATAGAGTGTGTTTCCAGGATTAGTATCTTCAGCCCTAATCAAGTCATGGAGGAAATTTTGAGAAACCGAAACGAAGCTGTTAACATAAAGAAGGTGAAGTAAAACTAAAGTTCCACTCATACCTTCCATGACTTCTGGACCTTGATCTTCCTCTTGGCCTTGACTGTGATCTAGTTGGGGATCGAGAGCGAGATCTTGACTTTTCTTCCCAAGGTGAAGGAGAGCGGGAATACCTGGGAGTCCAATAAGTACAACATTGAACCAGTTTATTAACACCAACCACATGTCTTTAAAGATGGTTCCTCGAGTAATGATGGTATCTTTTTCAAGTATATGTAGCTCATAAAATTTCTATGTCAACTAATACTACTAAAGACAGTGGCTTAAAAGAAAATCCGTTGGAGATCTATTTGCGTgcaaaaagaaaacagaaatGCATCGCTAAGGCTATGTTAGTGTGTTCTCCATTAACATGCTCAACAATTTTACttgtaaaaaatgccaaaaactTATCCATAAAGGTTGATTGGTACTTTCTAACTCAAGAAAGACTTAGCATATGACCAATTTTATCAATAAGTAGGAGGATCTTTGACGACCATACAGTGGGAGACTTCATTAGGATGTTCCCTGGAAAACATTACTTCAAatcaaagagagagaaaaaattgaaCCTTATCCCTTGCATAAGTAAGGCATAGGATTAATGACTTTATTATATACAGAATTAcccatatatacaaaatatgagATTCTCAGAAATGTTTTATGCTTCAGTGACATTCCCCAATAAAACAAACGGAAAACTAATTCTACATGATAAACTTAAAAACAATTCTTCCAAAAACAGATTCATACCTTACCATTTCTCTATTAAAAAAGATTAACACATTAACATCTCTCCAAAACACAAATCAAAGTGAACTCCCCAAAATCCAACAAACcccattcaatttttttacacCACATAGATATCCCAACTAGCCTGATGAATAAAACAATGTATTCACCATTCACAAGGCCAACaaccaaataaagaaaatatagatCAGCGAAATACAGACAAAAAAACCCTAATAAAGATAAAACCAATTACGGAAAGTTAGACGGATCAAGTCGATGCAACAAATAAACAGAAAATCCTCAAAGTTCTATAAAGAAACAGAGTGGTACCTTTTGCGTGGAGAATCAGCCTGCAAGAAAtcataaagatgataaaatttgttgtttcgacaattaattaggttaaaaaattctgaaaatatgcaaaaaaacacatatatgtTAAATAGAAGAAAGATATAATGGGAGATTAGAGAGAGCAAAGCTTGCCATTTCGGATGATGGAGCGAACCCTAAATTGCCAATACGAAGCGATCCCTAAATTGACTCGACTAGAATGATGCAAGAGTTGAAGCTTTAAGCGTGCCTGTCATAAATAATCACAATTTTAGTTATGCcctcttattttaaataataccACTTCAATCCCCTTTAGctagagccgtcaatatgggctaggcctGTTAGACCGATCTGATCTAATTCGAAATTTAATAGGTTGGGCTAAGATTTTTGAAGCTCATTTAAAGAAATGGTTTTTTAGTTCGACCTGAATAAGTCTGCTCATTTGGGACTTGAGAAATATTGGTAGGGCCGGTCAGttggccaataaaaattaatttgaaaatattatataatattaaaatatttaaaaataaagaaagtccaaatcaaaataattaggttaatatttttatttacatatttatacttttagttGAAAAACAACTTAATAAATACTaaggaaaatgcataagtaccctaGATTGTAActaaaatttcagagacacaccttaattaaactaatgtcatattacccctgaacttttctttttaattttatacacatTTGGTCTTATGTGGCACTCTATGTAactccacgcaattgaggcgcgtcagagatatttggatgccacgtaggccaaaaaggtacacaaaattacaaaaaaaataagttcaagggggtaatacGACCTTAGTAAGGTGTGTCTTTGGATTTTGGTCataggggtacttgtgcattttccctaaatattataaaaataattttatttgtgaatttgattaacaagtagtgaCAATGTctcatttgtttccattaagattaagacgtttgaatttgaatacacatttaaatattaagatgtgcattAAGATCTAAAAGTGTAAATCTGAAtaaacatctgaatattaaaatattgtctctgaatctgaacactaaattattgggacagtttgttttcaatatctgaatgcacatatgaaattaaacattatatcaataaaatattataaaaaccttgttagtaaaatagttttttttttcatatattataatattttgaacatttttaccgtaacaatttaatataatttatcttttaagaactcaacattaagttacatcattaatatgactattttttgCACTCAAATACTTTAAGAAtctaatataatgcaatttaaaatagtttatatagagtagtaaatatatagtttagaaaaatattttattttattttattctatgatagaaattttttattgttatcgatcaaataactaatactttcttattttttaaaaaccatgctaaatattatatcatggaatgcttatcaattcaaatatattaattaatttagaaagtaaaaaatgtatattaaattaatttgaataaagGAAATTATAATGGCAAGCATGTaactaatattaattaaataagaaaataatttgtatGAGTTGTCGTGATTTAGTTGAATTAAGATAGGACGGTCTTATTTTTTAGTCTGAATAGTGTTAAGGTGTGTTACAGATCTGATTCATTCAGATATATCTAGACCCTTTAAGAggcttataagaaaataaataaacgaacttaatgaattgaatctgaataattaagatcCAGTTCTTAAAAACAAACACACTTAATGAGACAAATCTGAATGAATAAGATTCAAATctcattaagtgcaaacaaatgaggcctaacaTAATGttatattgttttgtcgatatttatgataatatttttaaattataatttatagtttaatttaatatttataaaaaaaagggaaaagggtcaaatatgcctcTGTACTTTTCGAAAAGGTTTAAATATGccccccgtttaaagtttggtccatttataccctcgccgtCCAATTATTGGtacaaatatgcccttatgggcgttaATTGACCACCTCAAAATATCCAAcgcattttacttttctttaattacccaaatggattttccacgtAATTTTAATATTACAGCGTGACATTTATATTACAAAAGagaaagggtcaaatatgcccctaaaaaTTCGACCCATTAAACTTACCCatattttaaggttcaattATACCCCTTTTATTACCCGTATCCGACCCAAAACCCATATCCCTTTTCCCCCGATTTTATTACCCGTATCCCCTAAAACCCATCCCTAATTTCCTAAACTTCCTTTTCCCCCAAGAACACAAATCGCGGATAGCATATCCATTCTTCATTTCAAAGTTAGGGTTCTTGAGAGCCTCATTACCCCCATCAATTACATTAATGTAGCCTAACCTAACCTCCAGATTAGTGCCTCTGCTGGAAAATGGCAGCATTCAGTACTGAAGCACCAAGAGAAAAGGGCAAACAGATACCAAAGAACTACATGAGGAATAAATCCAAATCTCTAGCTACCTAGAAAAGAAATAAGCTTACAGATGCTCGATGTATTTCATGATGAAATTTCAGAGACGAATTACACTTGACAGATTCACCAGAGTTGCTTTCTTGATCAATTGAatcaagctttcccatatataGAACTCCTTCCATTTTTACCTGGACTCTACCACGATGGCTTGTACACTATAGCCAGGTAATGGCAGAAAAATAACATCTTCACGATATCACAAAGGACTTCACTGTCAAGTTTTGGGGGATACGGGTAATAAAATTGGGGGAAAAGGGATATGAATTTTGGGTCGGATACGGGTAATAAAAGGGGTATaattgaaccttaaaatatGGGTAAGTTTAATGGGTCGGAtttttaggggcatatttgaccctttatCTTTTGTAATATAAATGTCACGCTGTA harbors:
- the LOC101246587 gene encoding serine/arginine-rich splicing factor SR45a, whose product is MADSPRKRYSRSPSPWEEKSRSRSRSPTRSQSRPRGRSRSRSHGRAEDTNPGNTLYVTGLSSRVTQRDLEEHFSKEGKVKSAFLVVEPRSRISRGFAFITMDSLEDANRCIKHLNQSVLEGRSITVEKSRRKRPRTPTPGHYLGLHQSARGDGYHGDRGRYRGRGDYGYRRSPRRSPYRGGRDYSPRHSPYRGGRDYSPRRSPYAGRSRRARSRSYSPYERNYPRGYR